From Pseudodesulfovibrio sp. S3, the proteins below share one genomic window:
- a CDS encoding winged helix-turn-helix domain-containing protein: protein MKTYRYQSVEKNIMALIASGALGLGDKLPSLRGFSNRLGVSVSTVNQAYLELERKGVIESRPRSGFFVRQQSQRLPPTETTPTPMD, encoded by the coding sequence ATGAAAACATACCGATATCAAAGCGTAGAGAAAAACATCATGGCCCTGATAGCTTCGGGAGCCTTGGGGCTTGGCGACAAACTCCCCTCGCTCCGGGGCTTCAGCAACAGGCTGGGCGTATCCGTCTCCACCGTAAACCAGGCATACCTTGAACTGGAACGCAAGGGTGTCATCGAATCCCGTCCCCGTTCCGGGTTCTTTGTGCGCCAACAGTCCCAAAGGCTGCCCCCAACCGAAACCACGCCCACCCCCATGGAC